ACCGCCAAACACTGAAACCTTTTTTTGAAGGCGAAATTGCAGACGAACAAGGCCACGCGCTTTACTTGGCTGAAAAAATACAAACACTCGGTGGTACGCCAACAACGACACCTGCCGAGGTTAGACAAGTTACTGATGTTAAAGAAATGCTAGAAGAAGCGCTTAAAGCGGAAAAAGATACGATCGATCGCTACGAAACACGGAAAAAGCAAGCTGAAGATCTTGGCTTAACAGAACTTGTTACCAAACTAGAAGACATGATCACGGATGAAACGCATCATGCGGAAGAGCTGGAGCGAATTTTGAAAGACCAACATTTTGCTTAAAGTACATAGGGCTGCCCTCTTAAGTTACAATCGGGCAGCCCATGCTTATGTATCCTTATAAAGGAGTTCCCCACAAAAACATTCCCTTCTGTTTATTCCACTGCAAATATTGAATAATTCACTTTACCTTTTGATCGTTTACCAGTGGCAATAAAAACTGTTTTATTCATCCAGTCATATTTTTCTGACGATGTTTCAAATACTGGCACTGTTCTAAAATAATATTCTTCTGGATCGACCTCTTCATTGTTATCCAAACGAGCCAATACGCTTTCGGGACCAGTCCTTATTCCCCGGTATGTCATCATAATCAGTTCGTTGTCATCTGTCTCCAAGAGGATGCGGACATCCTGAATAATTGTTCCGTCTTTTCGGACTGTTATCCAGTCATCTCCTCCCGGGGTCACTTTTCCTCTAATTTTTTCGCCCTCGAATTCACCCCCAGAAACCCTGATGATCCTTTTATTCCCTGTCGGCGTTTCCCCGGGTAAATAAGGATTTTCAACTCGAAGCTCCATATTAAAAACAAACGATAATTCTGGGGTTTTTAAATGGTCCATGATTTCCCTTCCTTTCTATTTTTCAGTGTTCAGCGATTGACGCACCTCGTGGATGCGCTTTGGATAGATATTCCTCATTCCTTTTTCAATTCCTCTTTCACAGAAATGCCGTGCTGCTTAATCCATCGGTATAGCGTACTTGTCGACACTTGCAGCTTTTCCGCTGCCTCGGCAACACTCGCGCTCTCCCTTAGAGCCCAAATGATTGATTCCTTTTCTGCTTTTTTCGTAAATACTTTATGGATTGGCATTTCTTCTTTCGTTACGATTAGCTGTTCTTTGAGATAGAACGGCAAATGTTCGGCAGTTACAACTCTATCTTCGCACATGACATCAATATGTTCTAAAACGTTTTGGAGTTCACGAACGTTTCCAGGCCAGTCATATTTGTAAAATTCGTTTAAAAGCGAGGGTGACATTGTTTTTTCCGGCAAAAACTTTTCGATAAATTGTGTAAAATCTTCCGTTCTTTCTCTTAAAGGAGGGATTGTCAGGGAAAGAACATTCAGCCTGTAAAACAAATCAAGGCGAAATTTATTTTCTTTTGCCATGAGAAATAAATCTTTGTTGGTAGCGGCTATGACACGAATATCTAAAGGTTTTGGATTATTGGAGCCAACGGGTGTTACTTCTTTTTCTTCAAGCACCCTTAGTAAATGAGCCTGCAAATCTAAAGGCATATCTCCAATTTCATCGAGAAATATTGTTCCGCCATTGGCCGCTTCAAACTTGCCTTTTTTTCCGCCTTTTACCGCACCTGTAAATGAACCTTCTTCATAGCCAAAGAGCTCGCTCGCGATTAATTCTTTTGGAATTCCCGCGCAATTTACCGCTATAAAAGGACCGTCTTTCCGTGAGCTAGCATTATGAATCGCTTGGGCAAATAGTTCTTTCCCTGTTCCACTTTCACCAGAGATTAAGATGCTTTTATCTGTTTTTGCCATTTTCTTTGCTAATTGAATCGTATGTAAAAACTTATCACTTTTGCCAATCAATGACGAGAATTGGTATTTGGCAGCAATTTGTTCACGTACGCCAGAAGTCAACTCTTTCTTTAAAATCAGAATGATGCCCAAGCATTCCTCATTGACAGTAATTCTCCTTGCGGTGAACAAAATCGTAAATTTCTCTTTGGAAGGGATATTCAGTTCTTTTTTAGTAATAATGTCGTTGCCATTTATTGTTTCCTGAATGGAACGGAGCAGTGGTTTCAAATAATCGAATTCTTTCAGCACATTTTTGTAGCATGAAGTTGTTGGAACTTTTAAAAGGTGGGCGGCGACAGCATTCAACTTTACAATTTCACCATATCGATTAACAATGACCAGGCCGTCCGAAATCGAGTCCATCGCAGCACTGAAATAATTATTTAAAAGATACTTTTCCTTTTCCAATCCTTGTTGATGGATTAATTGCATGATCGTGTTGGCAGCAGTTGTAATCAACCCCAAAGAATGGGGATGGGCCGATTTATAATATCCAACAAGGGTTATCACGCCGATCAATTCATTGGAAAAGGGATCCATAATTGGGGCGCTTGAACAATTAGCCTCATGCCAAGCTAGACAGTAATGTTCGGCAGAAAAGACTTGAATGGGTCTCTTTTCATTTATCGCCAAACCTATGGCATTCGTTCCTGTAACTTCTTCTCTCATATCTACGCCGACTTTAAAATTAACAGAAGCTGCCGACACGGCAATTTCACTATCGCCGAATAATTCCAGAACGACCCCGTCACGATCAGAAAAAGCCAGTACACTATCTGTCCCTTTCACAATTTCATAAAGGTCATCCATGAAGGGACGAATTAAATGCAATAGTTCTTTGTTTTTATTAATTCTTTCTGCAATGACTTTTCCTTTATATACTACAGGCGCTTCCTGGTTATTTGGATTTATGCCGTGGCGCTGGGATCTCTTCCAAGAACGCATAATAATATACCTGACTTGTCCGAGATCAATCCCTTTTTGAAAATAATTGAACCATGCCCGTTTTGTTGACATCGCCTTTGAAGAAATGTCTTGAGAAGGTTGGGAAAGACTTTTAAATAAAAATACATTCGACATGCTGCCAACTCCTCCAAAAAGAAAAACTAATTTTTGTTCCCGCTTATTCCTGTGAACCGAGAATAGGGAACCGCCGGTTCCCTATTACTCTACTTCTTCAATCGTTAAGTTCTCTAAAGCATTCTTCAATTCGTTCGTAAATTTCGCTCCGGCTACCCCATCAATAAAACGGTGATCGTAACAAATGGATAATTTCATCATTGGTTTCACAACAATCTCATCGTTTTCATCCACCACGGGAGTTTTTTGTATTGCCCCAGCAAAAACAATCGTTGACTGGGGGATATTTATGATTGGCGTACCTGATTCGATCCCCAAACTCCCTAAGTTTGAGACTGTAATTGTACCTCCAGAAAAGTCATCAGGGGACAGTTGGTTCGCTTCGGCTTCTTCAGACAATTGTTTGATTGCTTTTGAAATTTCATCGACTCCTTTTTTGTTTACTTCCTTCACAACCGGTACAACTAACCCCTGTTTGGAAGACACCGCGACTGATATGTTTACCTCTTTAAAAACTAATATTTTATTATCCTCTAGCTTACTATTTACTATGGGGTATTTGTCAGCGATCGTGCCTACCGTTTTGACGAGAAGATCATTTATTGTTACTCCATCCAGCTTTGATTTTACTTCTAATACCTTTTCCATGTTTACACTGACAATTTGAGTAAATTGTGGAATATTTCTCCAACTGTTTAACATATTTTTTGACATTTCTCTCTTAATATTATTCAATTCAATTGTTTCCCTAAATTCGTTCCCTTGTGAACGAATTGAACTAGCATTTCGAATATCCTCTTCTGTAATCATACCTCCCTTTCCAGTTCCAGTGACAGAATCTAGAGAAACGCCCAATTCTTTGGCCAATTTCCTGACCCTTGGCATAACTTTTCCTGACGGTTTCGGGCGGTCTGATCCTGCATTATTTAGAGAATCGGCGGGCTCTTCGCTATTTTCCCTTATGGATGGGGCTTGTTTTTCATATTTGCTTAAATCAATCACTTCGTCCGGTTCCCCTATAATTGCGATGACTTCGTTTATCGGGACTTCGATTTCTTCTTGGATGAGTATTTTTTTAAGTACACCTGATACTTGCGCTTCAATTTCCACTGTTGATTTTTCTGTTTCCAATACAAATAGTTCTTCGCCTTTCTCGACGTAATCTCCTTCTTCTTTTAACCATTCAGCAATTTTCCCTGACTGCATGGTCACCCCTAAACGAGGCATTTTTACTTCGTTCATTTTCCCACCCCTGTCCAATCTTTTTTTTATTCAGATAAACTTAATATTCCATTAATTCCATCACCGTATCAATAATTTGTTGTTCACTCGGGCGATAGAATTGTTCTAAATGTAGACTTTGGGCAATCGGAACATCTGGACCTCCAATTCTCCTAACAGGTGCCTGTAAGTCAAAAATTGCTTCTTCGGATATTTGAGCGGCCAATTCCGCACCTGATCCCCCTGTTTTTGGTTCTTCGTGTACAATGAGTACACGGCCTGTTTTCCGAACTGATCCTAATATCGTTTCTTTATCAAGTGGGGCTAATGTTCTTGGATCAACGACTTCAACTTCGATTCCTTCCTTGCTTAAAGATTCAGCTGCATCTAAAGCAGTATGAACTTGAAGAGCTGTTGCAATAATTGTTACATCTGATCCTTCTCTTTTTACATCCGCTTGGCCTAAAGGTATGAGATATTCCTCTTCAGGCACTTCACCTTTTAAGTCATACAAGACTTTATGTTCGAAGAAAAGGACAGCATTATTATCTCGTATGGCTGTTTTAAGTAAACCTTTAGCATCGTATGGGGTGGAGGGAATGGCAATGTGTAGTCCCGGCCCATGCATAAATAATGCTTGAGGACTTTGTGAATGTTCGGGTCCTGCTCCTCCAGCAATACCAATTGGCAATCTTAGTGTAACCGGGACTTCCATCGACCCACCATGCATATAGCGCCATTTACCTAATTTATTAAATATTTCATCAAATGCGATGCCTACAAAATCGCCAAACTGTAATTCCGGTATCGGGCGCAAACCTGTAATTGCCATACCTAATGCCGCTCCCACAATGGTTGATTCCGCAATGGGTGTATCGAATACACGTTTATTCCCAAACTTCTCATACAATCCTTTTGTAACTGCATTAATTCCACCAAATTTGCCAACGTCTTCGCCAAATAATACCGTTTTTTCATCGCGTTCCATTTCTTCGGATAATGCTTCCAAAATTGCTGCACGCATTGTTAATGTTCTCATCGTTTCATCCCCTTTAAGCAAATAGTCCTTCAAAAATTCTTTCCCTACCCGGTAGTGGTGCGGATTCAGCCGTCTTAATAGCTTTTTGGATTTCATGATCTACTTGCTCATCTATTTTTGAAAAATCGTTCTCTGAACAAATATTGTTTTCAAGTAATCGTTTCTTAAAATTCTTAATCGGATCCCTTTTTTCTTTCCATTCTTTTACTACCTCGGGATCAACATAATCGTATGGATCTCCCTCAAAATGCCCACGATGTCGGAACGTCTTTGCTTCTATAAAAGTTGGGCCTTCGCCTTTCCTTGCTCTTTCGATTGCTTCCTTGGCAACTTCATGCATCAACAGAACATCATTCCCATCCACAACACAATTCGGGATCCCATAACCATCAGCCCAATCAGCGATATGTTCTTTCACAGCATGCATTTCTGAAGTATGACAAGAAATGGCATACTCATTGTTTTCACAAATATAAATAATCGGCAACTCATATATCCCCGCCCAATTTAACGAACCATGCAACGGCTCTCTTGCTGCTGCGCCATCACCAAAATAACAAACAGTGACTCGATCAGTACCTTGGAATTTTGCTGAATAAGCAGTGCCTACAGCAATATTAAATTGGGAGCCAATTGTACCGGCTTGACCTAATACTCCTCTTGAGACATCTGCACTATGCACGATTCCCGCTCCCAGACCTCTTGTTGTCCCTTCAACTGTACCCAAAAAATCACCGTACAATTTAGAAAGTGGTACCCCTTTTGCAATTTTTTGATTGCATCCACGGTGATTGTAATAAAGATAATCTTCATCACGAAGGTTGTGCACTATTGAACCTGCCGACAGTCCTTCCGATCCGATACCGGAATGATAGAAACCAGACACTTTCCCTTCGTGCATCAATTGAATGAGATTTTCATCAAACTTTCTGATTTTTACCATTGTACGGTAAAACGCCATTAAATTTTCCTTACTATAATCTCTTAAATTAATTTCTTTTTGATAAATTTCAGCCATTATTAATCACCTCATACTTTTATTTACGTGATTTTCCATTCATTAAAATTTCTGTAAAAATATGACACGATGACCTTATCAAATGAATAACGCTATACAACGCTCCAACCACCGTCTACCGGCATAATTAAACCTGTCACATAGCTAGATTCATCAGATGCTAAAAACAAAGCCGCATAAGCAATTTCTTCCGGTTTTCCGACTCTACCAAGCGGACCCGCTTCATAGTTTTTGGAAACTTCGGGATTTTTTAATGCATCGGCAATCATCGGTGTATCGATGGCTCCCGGACAAATGCAATTCACGCGAATATTATATTTGCCGTAATCGACTGCCATGACTCTCGTTAAAGCAACAACCCCTCCTTTCGCTGCCGTATAAGCATCAGCTCCTGTTACACCGAGCACCCCGTTTAATGAAGAATTGTTGACGATATTTCCGCTTTTTTGCTTGATCATCACGGGTAACACATATTTTGACATTAGATAAGCCCCATTTAAGTTAATACCGAGAATGTCATTCCAATCTTTCAAAGGCGTTTCCAATAACGGAGCCATTTTGTATTTGGAGCTTGAGGAAAAGCCTATACCGGCATTGTTAAATAAAATATCAATTCTCCCGTACATATCTACTACTTGATCAACTAATAGGGTGACGTTGGATTCATCGGAGATATCTGTTTGAATAAAGACGGCCTCATTGCCGGCATCGACGATTTCTTGTTCCATTCGTTTCCCTGCTTCTTCATTCCATTCGGCAATAACAACTTTTGCTCCTTCTTTCGCAAATAACTTTGCTGAAGCTTTACCTTGTCCGCTACCTGCTCCTGTTATAATAGCCACTTTCCCTTCTAATCTCATCGTTTCCTCCTTCATTCATTGAAAATTTTTCTTCTTAATATTGAGGCGTTACTAACACCTTTACGGACACCTGCGCGTTTTGTTGGATTCTGAAAGCTTCTTCAATTTTTTCCAATGGATAGTTATGGGTAACCAAATTATCAAGGTTCACTTTTTTATTTTTTAATAGGTTAATTGCTTCAGCCATATGAGAGCCTAACACACCAATAATTTTGGGAGCCTTATGAACGATTCTCATAACATTTGCATCCACTGGCTTATCCGGCAAGGCGACAAGTGCTATTGTTCCCCTGCTTCTCACTGCTTCAAGTGCCTGGGAGAACGTATCATTTATCCCCGCACATTCAACAACTAAATCAGCCATTCCACCTACTCCGAAGTGATAGGGGCCTTCTCCCCACATGTCTTGTATTTGGTCAATCACATTGTCTTTCAAAGGATTAATTGCCTTATCAGCACCATAAGATAGTTCTCTTCGAAGGTTTGAAGGTTCTGATATGGCTACTTCATATCCGTGAACATTTTTCAATATTTGGGCTACCATATTTCCAATGAAGCCGTTGCCTAGTACTAGCGCTTTCCGATAGGTTGGATCATGAGTTTGCTGTACGGTTTGCGCAGCCACTCCAAGCGGCTCAATAGATGCAGCCTCCTCGTCCGTTATTTCATCCGGAACTAGAAAAATGTTTTGGTTGATAGCTGCGTTTTCTATCTTTACATATTCGGCAAACGCACCGGGCCGGCCATAACCAGTCCCCGTTTTAAATAATTCTGGGCAATAGATAAAATCGTTCGTTTTGCACCAGTGGCATTCCCCACAGAAATTAGCGGCAAATCCGACTGCTCGCTGTCCAACCGTAACGCCTTGGACATTTTTTCCAACTTCAACTACTTCACCTACAAATTCATGTCCCATCACTTGATCATGATTCACAAAGTCACCCGTCCGAAATGTGTGTAAATCCGATCCACAGATGCCGCAAGCAATCACTCGCAGTACCACATCATTTTCAGCACAGTCAGGATCTGGTATTGAACAGACTTCTAGAGAACCAGGGCCTTTAAAAACAGCAGCTTTCATTTCCTCACTCCTTAGATTTTAGAATTCTTCAAATCACTCTTTTTTGAAACCCAATTTCTTAGTTCCCGGCGAAGCACTTTACCTGAAGCATTTCTCGGAAGTTCTTCTATAAAAGCAATCGTTGTAGGTTTTTTATAGCTCGCTTTATTACTGACTCTTTTAAAAATTTAGACGCTAATGAAGAAAATTCCTCTGAAAAAATTAGGATTTTAGATTCTGAGTTAGGAATGTACTTTACTTCCTTGTATTGCCTGACTCCAACAAGCTCCGTTTTCAAAATGAGCTAACCCTTGTTATTGCCAGGAATCTATTTAATCTCTGCTAAATGATTTGACATTCGGAAGGAGATTGTATCTCTTTTCCATTCCTATTGATGTCAAATTTCCATGCCCAGGCATAACTTTTATACCATCTTCAAGCGTAAATAATTTATTTCTTATTGATTGTTTTAATTTTTCCCGATTCCCATACGGTACCCCATATGTAATGCCAATTACTCCCTCCATTAATGTGTCCCCGCTAAATAAGTACTGTTCGATTAAGTAGCATGTCCCTCCAGGCGAATGGCCAGGGGTGTGAATTGATTTTATCAAATGATTATTCCACTTTATAACCTCCCCCCCATACAGTACGATGTCTGGCCAATTGCAAACAATTGGATTTTTAGATTGATATGACAAGTTTAAATTTGGTTCAAGCAACCATTGAGCTTCTTCATGGTGAATGGCCACCAAACCTCCTGTCATTTTCCTAATTTCATTCAAACCTGCAATATGGTCATGATGTGAATGAGTAAGTAAAATATAATCAACTGTTTTATCTTTTATGTACCTCAAAACGGGTTCTGGGTCTTCTCCCGGATCGATAACTACGCAGTTATTATTAATTTTATCTGTAATTACAAAACAATTCGTTTTTAATTGACCTAAAGTAAAACACTTCACTTTTAATGAAGACATAAGCTGGCCTCCCAAAATTCCAGATGTATAATTTCACCTTTTATTTTTAATAATCACCCCTTACTAATCTACTTGTTTATTATAGCAACTTTCATGCCAATATAATTTCTCATCTAATCAGCTGTTTTCTTTAATATTTTTTCTTAAAAATGAGAAAATGAAAATTAGCGATTTTATTTTCGGGAATTTTTTACACAAATTTTATGACTTGAGTCAATTTCTATAGTCTTACTAAAACATCAAAGCACCCTCCTTCGTAAAGTTGGGTGCTTTCTCAGTTATTCTCTTTCCTCATACTCTTCATGCTTATCATTCGGCAAGACTTTCCGGTTTTTGCCATACCGGTTTGTTGCGACAAGGCTTTCGATGTCTTCGACATACCCGACTCGTTCGTCTGAATTGAGATACATGTCATTGTAATCTTTAATCTCGTTATCAAAAAGATCTGACGGTGTATCGCTTGTTCCCCACTTTGCCACATCTTGCCATGCATCTTCGGAGTCGTAAGACGTATTTTCATTTTCATCATTCTCGAAGCCTTCAAAGTTTCCGAATGGTGGTTCTAAGATTTGTTCCTCAACAGGTCTCTGTTTTGCTACTGTTTGATCTCTGCTATGCTCGACACATCGAGCTGCTGTAGGGTGTGCTTCGAGCCTTTCTATTGGAATATCCTGTTTACAATCTTCACAAATTCCGTAGGTGCCATTTTTTATTCGTTCAAGCGCGTCATTAATTTCGTTTAATTCTCTTTCTGTATGTTCATTTAATGCAATGTCTTTTTCCCGGTCAAATAAGATTGTCCCATTATCTGCAGGGTGGTTGTCATAATTTGAAAGCTCACCCATCGACTCTTTGATCATTTCTTCTTCGGTACCGAAGTGATCG
This genomic interval from Pueribacillus theae contains the following:
- a CDS encoding ferritin-like domain-containing protein — protein: MEKEMQDLIDGLNEDLANEYAAAIQYTYYAATVNGLYRQTLKPFFEGEIADEQGHALYLAEKIQTLGGTPTTTPAEVRQVTDVKEMLEEALKAEKDTIDRYETRKKQAEDLGLTELVTKLEDMITDETHHAEELERILKDQHFA
- a CDS encoding DUF3237 domain-containing protein, giving the protein MDHLKTPELSFVFNMELRVENPYLPGETPTGNKRIIRVSGGEFEGEKIRGKVTPGGDDWITVRKDGTIIQDVRILLETDDNELIMMTYRGIRTGPESVLARLDNNEEVDPEEYYFRTVPVFETSSEKYDWMNKTVFIATGKRSKGKVNYSIFAVE
- a CDS encoding sigma-54-dependent Fis family transcriptional regulator; its protein translation is MSNVFLFKSLSQPSQDISSKAMSTKRAWFNYFQKGIDLGQVRYIIMRSWKRSQRHGINPNNQEAPVVYKGKVIAERINKNKELLHLIRPFMDDLYEIVKGTDSVLAFSDRDGVVLELFGDSEIAVSAASVNFKVGVDMREEVTGTNAIGLAINEKRPIQVFSAEHYCLAWHEANCSSAPIMDPFSNELIGVITLVGYYKSAHPHSLGLITTAANTIMQLIHQQGLEKEKYLLNNYFSAAMDSISDGLVIVNRYGEIVKLNAVAAHLLKVPTTSCYKNVLKEFDYLKPLLRSIQETINGNDIITKKELNIPSKEKFTILFTARRITVNEECLGIILILKKELTSGVREQIAAKYQFSSLIGKSDKFLHTIQLAKKMAKTDKSILISGESGTGKELFAQAIHNASSRKDGPFIAVNCAGIPKELIASELFGYEEGSFTGAVKGGKKGKFEAANGGTIFLDEIGDMPLDLQAHLLRVLEEKEVTPVGSNNPKPLDIRVIAATNKDLFLMAKENKFRLDLFYRLNVLSLTIPPLRERTEDFTQFIEKFLPEKTMSPSLLNEFYKYDWPGNVRELQNVLEHIDVMCEDRVVTAEHLPFYLKEQLIVTKEEMPIHKVFTKKAEKESIIWALRESASVAEAAEKLQVSTSTLYRWIKQHGISVKEELKKE
- a CDS encoding dihydrolipoamide acetyltransferase family protein is translated as MNEVKMPRLGVTMQSGKIAEWLKEEGDYVEKGEELFVLETEKSTVEIEAQVSGVLKKILIQEEIEVPINEVIAIIGEPDEVIDLSKYEKQAPSIRENSEEPADSLNNAGSDRPKPSGKVMPRVRKLAKELGVSLDSVTGTGKGGMITEEDIRNASSIRSQGNEFRETIELNNIKREMSKNMLNSWRNIPQFTQIVSVNMEKVLEVKSKLDGVTINDLLVKTVGTIADKYPIVNSKLEDNKILVFKEVNISVAVSSKQGLVVPVVKEVNKKGVDEISKAIKQLSEEAEANQLSPDDFSGGTITVSNLGSLGIESGTPIINIPQSTIVFAGAIQKTPVVDENDEIVVKPMMKLSICYDHRFIDGVAGAKFTNELKNALENLTIEEVE
- a CDS encoding alpha-ketoacid dehydrogenase subunit beta, giving the protein MRTLTMRAAILEALSEEMERDEKTVLFGEDVGKFGGINAVTKGLYEKFGNKRVFDTPIAESTIVGAALGMAITGLRPIPELQFGDFVGIAFDEIFNKLGKWRYMHGGSMEVPVTLRLPIGIAGGAGPEHSQSPQALFMHGPGLHIAIPSTPYDAKGLLKTAIRDNNAVLFFEHKVLYDLKGEVPEEEYLIPLGQADVKREGSDVTIIATALQVHTALDAAESLSKEGIEVEVVDPRTLAPLDKETILGSVRKTGRVLIVHEEPKTGGSGAELAAQISEEAIFDLQAPVRRIGGPDVPIAQSLHLEQFYRPSEQQIIDTVMELMEY
- a CDS encoding thiamine pyrophosphate-dependent dehydrogenase E1 component subunit alpha; its protein translation is MAEIYQKEINLRDYSKENLMAFYRTMVKIRKFDENLIQLMHEGKVSGFYHSGIGSEGLSAGSIVHNLRDEDYLYYNHRGCNQKIAKGVPLSKLYGDFLGTVEGTTRGLGAGIVHSADVSRGVLGQAGTIGSQFNIAVGTAYSAKFQGTDRVTVCYFGDGAAAREPLHGSLNWAGIYELPIIYICENNEYAISCHTSEMHAVKEHIADWADGYGIPNCVVDGNDVLLMHEVAKEAIERARKGEGPTFIEAKTFRHRGHFEGDPYDYVDPEVVKEWKEKRDPIKNFKKRLLENNICSENDFSKIDEQVDHEIQKAIKTAESAPLPGRERIFEGLFA
- a CDS encoding SDR family NAD(P)-dependent oxidoreductase, which encodes MRLEGKVAIITGAGSGQGKASAKLFAKEGAKVVIAEWNEEAGKRMEQEIVDAGNEAVFIQTDISDESNVTLLVDQVVDMYGRIDILFNNAGIGFSSSSKYKMAPLLETPLKDWNDILGINLNGAYLMSKYVLPVMIKQKSGNIVNNSSLNGVLGVTGADAYTAAKGGVVALTRVMAVDYGKYNIRVNCICPGAIDTPMIADALKNPEVSKNYEAGPLGRVGKPEEIAYAALFLASDESSYVTGLIMPVDGGWSVV
- a CDS encoding zinc-dependent alcohol dehydrogenase; the encoded protein is MKAAVFKGPGSLEVCSIPDPDCAENDVVLRVIACGICGSDLHTFRTGDFVNHDQVMGHEFVGEVVEVGKNVQGVTVGQRAVGFAANFCGECHWCKTNDFIYCPELFKTGTGYGRPGAFAEYVKIENAAINQNIFLVPDEITDEEAASIEPLGVAAQTVQQTHDPTYRKALVLGNGFIGNMVAQILKNVHGYEVAISEPSNLRRELSYGADKAINPLKDNVIDQIQDMWGEGPYHFGVGGMADLVVECAGINDTFSQALEAVRSRGTIALVALPDKPVDANVMRIVHKAPKIIGVLGSHMAEAINLLKNKKVNLDNLVTHNYPLEKIEEAFRIQQNAQVSVKVLVTPQY
- a CDS encoding MBL fold metallo-hydrolase; the protein is MSSLKVKCFTLGQLKTNCFVITDKINNNCVVIDPGEDPEPVLRYIKDKTVDYILLTHSHHDHIAGLNEIRKMTGGLVAIHHEEAQWLLEPNLNLSYQSKNPIVCNWPDIVLYGGEVIKWNNHLIKSIHTPGHSPGGTCYLIEQYLFSGDTLMEGVIGITYGVPYGNREKLKQSIRNKLFTLEDGIKVMPGHGNLTSIGMEKRYNLLPNVKSFSRD
- a CDS encoding TraR/DksA C4-type zinc finger protein, whose product is MALTAEQLQQFNQTLLEMKKETETLLKSSDHFGTEEEMIKESMGELSNYDNHPADNGTILFDREKDIALNEHTERELNEINDALERIKNGTYGICEDCKQDIPIERLEAHPTAARCVEHSRDQTVAKQRPVEEQILEPPFGNFEGFENDENENTSYDSEDAWQDVAKWGTSDTPSDLFDNEIKDYNDMYLNSDERVGYVEDIESLVATNRYGKNRKVLPNDKHEEYEERE